A region from the Desulfoglaeba alkanexedens ALDC genome encodes:
- a CDS encoding polyprenyl synthetase family protein, with protein sequence MESFDLEGYLAERRERVDRALDVFFPASSGLEKTVVEAARYSLFAGGKRLRPILCLAAAEVMGGTADDAMPAACALEMIHTYSLIHDDLPAMDNDDFRRGKPTNHKVYGEAVAILAGDTLLTEGFGLVADPNLGNNGNLPPEKRLQVIHILVKAAGYRGMIGGQVIDLEGETREMDFPTVKYMHIRKTGALISASLEIGGLLGGCEATDLQRLVRYGKHLGLAFQITDDLLDVEGDAVLMGKTPGSDVARNKKTYPALLGITLSREAAKEHVNQAVEALRTFDRRAEPLRAIARYLLERKS encoded by the coding sequence ATGGAATCCTTCGATCTTGAAGGCTACCTGGCGGAACGCAGGGAAAGAGTGGACCGGGCGCTGGATGTCTTTTTTCCGGCGTCGTCGGGGCTGGAAAAGACCGTGGTCGAAGCGGCCCGGTACAGCCTTTTTGCAGGCGGAAAGCGGCTCCGGCCCATCCTGTGCCTCGCGGCGGCGGAGGTGATGGGCGGCACGGCGGACGATGCGATGCCCGCGGCCTGTGCCCTGGAAATGATCCACACCTATTCGCTCATCCACGACGATCTGCCGGCCATGGACAACGACGATTTCCGCCGGGGAAAACCCACGAACCATAAGGTCTACGGGGAAGCGGTCGCGATCCTGGCGGGCGACACGCTGCTGACGGAAGGCTTCGGCCTGGTAGCCGACCCGAACCTGGGCAACAATGGGAACCTGCCCCCTGAAAAGCGCCTGCAGGTGATCCACATTCTGGTGAAAGCCGCCGGATACCGGGGCATGATCGGCGGTCAGGTGATCGACCTGGAAGGCGAAACCCGCGAGATGGATTTCCCCACGGTGAAGTACATGCACATCCGGAAGACCGGGGCGCTCATTTCGGCTTCCCTCGAAATCGGCGGACTCCTGGGGGGATGTGAAGCAACCGATCTGCAGCGGCTCGTCCGCTACGGCAAGCACCTGGGACTCGCTTTTCAGATCACGGACGATCTTCTGGACGTGGAAGGCGACGCGGTTCTCATGGGGAAAACCCCGGGTTCCGACGTCGCCAGGAACAAAAAGACCTATCCGGCGCTGCTGGGTATCACGCTAAGCCGGGAAGCGGCGAAAGAGCATGTGAACCAGGCGGTGGAAGCGCTCCGCACCTTCGACCGGCGCGCGGAACCGCTTCGAGCCATCGCACGTTATCTCCTGGAGCGGAAGTCTTGA
- the xseB gene encoding exodeoxyribonuclease VII small subunit: MARKKKTTEKFEEALKDLEKIVERLEKGDVPLEEAMEAFSEGVQLVRFCHQKLDEAEKTLQMLVKDQDDRWATAPFEPPKNEEENG, encoded by the coding sequence GTGGCGAGGAAGAAGAAAACAACGGAGAAGTTTGAAGAGGCCCTGAAAGACCTGGAAAAGATCGTCGAAAGGCTGGAAAAAGGGGATGTGCCCCTGGAAGAGGCTATGGAAGCCTTTTCGGAGGGCGTTCAACTGGTCCGGTTCTGCCACCAGAAGTTGGACGAGGCCGAAAAGACCCTCCAGATGCTGGTTAAAGACCAGGATGACCGCTGGGCGACGGCCCCGTTCGAACCTCCCAAAAACGAAGAAGAGAACGGCTGA
- the xseA gene encoding exodeoxyribonuclease VII large subunit gives MTFPALFEETCVFTVSELNARIRSLLESEFPYVWVCGEVSNFRVPASGHFYFTLKDAGSQLRAVMFRAQQRRLRFEPEAGLQVLCQGRITVYEPRGDYQLIVDVMEPQGLGALQLAFEQLKKRLEAEGLFDPARKKPLPVVPQRIAVVTSPTGAAIRDILKVLQRSPYALIVTLIPVRVQGEGAAEEIARAIQQAGALRDTFRWDVILVGRGGGSLEDLWAFNEEAVARAVADCPIPTISCVGHEIDVTISDMAADLRAPTPTAAAQWIVGRLEGVERDLSSLSERLRSTLERRVQRHREQLHHLAKRLRDPRRRITDRRLYVDDRLERLVLAFSGRLARLRMTHGHLAERLKLHRPSQRIESLRDRVNAVFRSLCVDQGKLLERSRFQLEHRAAQLESLNPLAILGRGYSITHRMPDGKIVRCAREVKEGQRVQVRLWQGALRCVVEACIDSIDEPGQGRTERGEEEENNGEV, from the coding sequence ATGACCTTTCCCGCGCTTTTCGAAGAAACCTGTGTCTTTACGGTCAGCGAGCTGAACGCCAGGATCAGGAGCCTGCTGGAGTCGGAATTTCCCTACGTTTGGGTGTGCGGGGAGGTTTCTAACTTCCGAGTCCCGGCCTCCGGGCACTTTTACTTCACCTTGAAGGATGCGGGGAGTCAGCTGCGGGCGGTCATGTTCCGAGCGCAGCAGCGTCGTCTCCGGTTCGAACCCGAAGCCGGTCTTCAGGTCCTCTGCCAGGGGAGAATCACCGTCTACGAACCCCGCGGCGACTACCAGCTCATCGTAGACGTCATGGAACCGCAAGGGTTGGGCGCCCTGCAGCTCGCTTTCGAGCAATTGAAGAAGCGGCTGGAGGCGGAAGGACTTTTCGATCCGGCCCGGAAAAAGCCGCTTCCCGTCGTACCCCAGCGGATCGCCGTCGTGACCTCGCCTACGGGCGCCGCCATCCGTGACATCCTCAAGGTTCTCCAGCGGAGCCCGTATGCGCTCATTGTGACGCTGATCCCGGTGCGGGTCCAGGGGGAGGGAGCCGCGGAGGAAATCGCCCGGGCCATCCAACAGGCCGGCGCCCTTCGCGACACTTTCCGGTGGGACGTGATCCTGGTAGGGCGAGGCGGGGGCAGCCTGGAGGACCTTTGGGCCTTCAACGAAGAAGCGGTGGCCCGTGCCGTAGCGGACTGCCCCATTCCCACGATTTCGTGCGTCGGCCACGAAATCGACGTCACCATTTCGGACATGGCCGCCGACCTTCGCGCCCCCACGCCTACGGCGGCCGCTCAATGGATCGTTGGACGGCTGGAAGGCGTCGAACGCGATCTATCGTCGCTTTCCGAACGGCTGCGTTCGACCCTGGAACGGCGGGTTCAAAGGCACCGGGAGCAACTCCACCACCTGGCCAAGCGCCTGCGGGATCCGAGGCGCCGAATCACCGACCGGCGCCTCTATGTGGACGACCGCCTGGAAAGACTGGTGCTCGCCTTTTCCGGGCGATTGGCCCGTCTTCGGATGACTCACGGGCACCTGGCGGAACGGCTGAAGCTCCACCGTCCCTCCCAGAGGATCGAATCCTTGAGGGATCGGGTGAACGCCGTATTTCGGAGCCTTTGCGTGGACCAGGGAAAGCTCCTGGAAAGAAGTCGATTTCAGCTGGAACACCGGGCGGCTCAACTGGAAAGCCTGAACCCCCTCGCGATCCTGGGCCGCGGCTATTCCATCACGCACCGGATGCCGGACGGGAAAATCGTGCGGTGTGCCCGTGAGGTGAAAGAAGGACAGCGGGTGCAAGTACGGCTCTGGCAGGGGGCGCTGCGCTGCGTGGTCGAAGCCTGCATCGATTCAATTGACGAACCCGGACAAGGACGGACGGAACGTGGCGAGGAAGAAGAAAACAACGGAGAAGTTTGA
- a CDS encoding ABC transporter permease, which translates to MVQRGFLGEASLAVWPPVPYSPTEYDLLESLAPPNVRHLFGTDDRGRDVLSRMIHGARISLSVGFVAVGLALVIGITLGALAGYFGGWTDAVVSRLIEILLTIPTFFLIIAIIAFLPPSIYNIMAVIGLTGWTGVARFVRAEFLKLKSLDFITASRALGASDVRIIFLHMLPNAMAPVLVSAVFGIAGAILTESSLSFLGFGVPPPTPSWGDILSQSRDYIEFAWWLTTFPGLAIFVSITAYNLVGEGLRDAMDPKLFE; encoded by the coding sequence ATGGTGCAGCGTGGTTTCCTTGGCGAGGCAAGCCTCGCCGTGTGGCCTCCGGTTCCCTATTCGCCTACCGAGTACGACCTGCTGGAAAGCCTGGCGCCGCCCAACGTGCGCCACCTTTTCGGTACGGACGACCGGGGAAGGGACGTGTTGAGCCGCATGATCCACGGCGCCCGTATTTCCCTTTCGGTGGGGTTCGTGGCGGTGGGGCTCGCTCTTGTCATCGGGATCACCCTGGGGGCCCTGGCTGGTTATTTCGGCGGCTGGACGGACGCGGTGGTGAGCCGGCTCATCGAAATACTTCTCACCATCCCGACTTTTTTCCTCATCATCGCCATCATTGCATTTCTGCCACCGAGCATTTACAACATCATGGCGGTGATCGGGCTCACCGGCTGGACGGGCGTCGCCCGCTTCGTACGCGCGGAATTTCTCAAGCTGAAAAGCCTGGATTTCATCACAGCTTCTCGGGCTCTTGGGGCTTCCGACGTCCGGATCATTTTCCTGCACATGCTTCCCAACGCGATGGCGCCGGTTCTGGTTTCGGCGGTCTTCGGGATCGCGGGCGCCATTCTGACGGAATCGAGCTTGAGTTTTCTCGGGTTTGGTGTGCCGCCGCCTACGCCGAGCTGGGGGGACATTCTGTCGCAGAGCCGCGATTATATTGAATTCGCGTGGTGGCTCACCACCTTTCCGGGACTGGCCATCTTCGTGAGCATCACCGCCTACAACCTGGTGGGCGAGGGGCTCCGGGACGCCATGGATCCCAAGCTGTTCGAATAG
- a CDS encoding ABC transporter permease, which produces MKAYLLKRLLQIVPTLLGITFITFLIIQLAPGNPAVLKLQMAAQGEMAESAYTEQIIEDTKRLYGLDKPLPVQYLLWVKRVFTFDFGSSYKDHRDVWEKIAERLPITIQINVISIFLVYLISIPFGIYSATHPETFADRLFTLLFFFLYSLPSFWTAVLLIMFFGGGDFWDVFPVYGISSVGAETWPSWQRLADRLWHLVLPVTCLTYGGLAYLSRLTRAELLEVIREDYVRTARAKGLSERVVIFKHAFRNALLPIVTLLAFLLPAMFGGSVIIESIFSIPGMGQLGFEAVLSRDYPVIMAITTLSALLTLAGLLISDILYAVLDPRIQLR; this is translated from the coding sequence ATGAAAGCGTATCTCCTCAAGAGACTCCTGCAGATCGTTCCGACGCTTCTCGGCATCACCTTCATCACGTTTCTCATCATCCAGTTGGCGCCCGGGAACCCCGCGGTGCTGAAGCTCCAGATGGCGGCCCAGGGCGAGATGGCCGAAAGCGCCTACACGGAACAGATCATCGAGGACACGAAGCGGCTTTACGGGCTCGACAAGCCGCTTCCGGTTCAGTACCTGCTGTGGGTCAAGCGGGTGTTCACCTTCGATTTCGGGTCGTCCTACAAGGATCACCGCGACGTGTGGGAAAAGATCGCGGAAAGGCTTCCCATCACGATCCAAATCAACGTGATCTCGATTTTTCTCGTCTACTTGATTTCCATCCCCTTCGGGATCTATTCGGCCACGCACCCGGAAACATTCGCCGATCGGCTCTTCACGCTCCTTTTTTTCTTCCTGTATTCGCTGCCCAGTTTCTGGACCGCGGTGCTTCTTATCATGTTTTTCGGAGGCGGAGACTTCTGGGATGTGTTTCCCGTATACGGGATTTCCTCGGTGGGTGCGGAAACCTGGCCGTCCTGGCAGCGGCTGGCGGACCGGCTGTGGCACTTGGTGCTTCCGGTGACGTGCCTCACCTATGGAGGTCTCGCGTACCTTTCGCGGCTGACGCGGGCGGAGCTTCTGGAAGTGATCCGCGAAGACTATGTACGGACGGCCCGTGCGAAGGGATTGAGCGAGCGGGTGGTGATCTTCAAGCACGCTTTTCGTAACGCACTGCTTCCCATCGTGACGCTTCTCGCCTTTTTGCTTCCCGCCATGTTCGGCGGGAGCGTGATCATTGAAAGCATCTTTTCCATCCCGGGCATGGGTCAGCTGGGATTCGAGGCGGTGCTGTCCCGGGACTACCCGGTGATCATGGCTATCACCACTCTTTCTGCGCTTCTGACCCTGGCGGGGCTGTTGATTTCCGACATCCTTTACGCTGTGTTGGACCCCCGGATTCAGCTCCGGTGA
- a CDS encoding ABC transporter substrate-binding protein, which yields MLLIALCLLDPSDSFYYAAVCTAASVAGGAFGYGLGRYGGRPVLRRFISEEKITAVERYYQRYDVWAVGIAGFTPIPYKVFTVSAGTFLLNFKRFLAASAAGRGGRFFMVGTLFYFFGEPIGGFIQRYLNLLSVAFVVLLAGGFLLVHQLGRRRRRAPTSMMILAVILGLAAPVHADTGKPVDGDWLIVHLPAEPSTLNPITATDAYASQINDYIYESLLRRDPKTMELVPVLADSWDVSEDRLTYTFHLKKDIFWEDGKPFSAKDVVFSYERIQDPGVDAAHLRNYYRDIEKVEALDDHTIRYTYRMPYFRALEFCGGIPIVPAHRFLPEEDFNRHPIMRHPVGTGPYRLLHWDTGKEIVLVRNEDYWGEKPHLQRIVFKIITDNTVALQVLKKGGLDLMGLRPIQWVKQTGSRKFNQRFKKLKYYQPSYSYIGWNLRKELFSDRRVRRAMTHLLDRETILDRLLFGLGTVVTGTFYVKSPEYNRDIQPYPYDPQEAMALLEAAGWKDRDGDGILDRNGVPFEFEFLVSAGSKFGEQLATILQQNLKEVGIRMGIRKLEWAVFIQKIQSHEFDACTLAWSLSWESDPYQLWHSSQADRGSNFVGFRHEEADRIIEAARTEFDPEKRRRLYHRFHEILHEEQPYTFLFTTEALVAVDRRFQNVKVYPMGLEPREWWVPEKLQRYRNP from the coding sequence GTGCTCCTAATCGCCCTCTGCCTTCTGGACCCTTCGGATTCCTTCTATTACGCCGCGGTCTGCACGGCCGCCTCGGTCGCCGGCGGAGCTTTCGGGTACGGCTTGGGCCGGTACGGGGGTCGGCCGGTGCTTCGTCGGTTCATTTCCGAAGAAAAGATCACGGCCGTGGAACGCTACTACCAGCGCTACGACGTGTGGGCCGTGGGCATCGCCGGCTTTACGCCCATCCCCTATAAGGTGTTTACCGTCTCGGCGGGAACGTTTCTTCTGAACTTCAAGCGCTTCCTCGCCGCTTCCGCCGCGGGCCGGGGGGGACGCTTTTTCATGGTCGGGACCCTCTTTTATTTCTTCGGCGAACCGATCGGCGGCTTCATCCAGCGCTACCTTAATCTTCTGAGCGTCGCCTTTGTGGTGCTTCTGGCGGGCGGGTTCCTGCTGGTGCACCAGTTGGGAAGGAGGAGGCGCCGAGCCCCGACCTCGATGATGATCCTGGCCGTGATCCTGGGACTCGCCGCCCCCGTCCACGCCGACACGGGAAAGCCCGTCGACGGGGACTGGCTCATCGTACATCTTCCGGCGGAACCTTCCACGCTGAATCCCATAACCGCCACCGACGCCTATGCGTCCCAGATCAATGACTACATTTACGAATCGCTGCTGCGGCGCGATCCGAAGACCATGGAACTGGTGCCCGTGCTGGCCGATTCCTGGGATGTCTCCGAAGACCGCCTGACGTACACCTTTCACCTGAAGAAGGACATTTTCTGGGAAGACGGGAAGCCGTTTTCCGCAAAAGACGTGGTGTTTTCGTATGAGCGCATCCAGGACCCCGGGGTGGACGCCGCCCACCTTCGAAACTATTACCGCGACATCGAAAAAGTGGAAGCCCTGGATGATCACACGATCCGGTACACGTACCGGATGCCTTACTTCCGGGCACTGGAATTCTGCGGCGGGATTCCCATCGTGCCGGCCCACCGGTTCTTGCCGGAAGAAGATTTCAACCGGCACCCCATCATGCGGCACCCCGTGGGAACGGGCCCCTACCGGCTGCTTCACTGGGACACGGGAAAGGAAATCGTCCTGGTTCGAAACGAGGATTATTGGGGGGAAAAACCCCATCTCCAGCGGATCGTCTTCAAGATCATCACCGACAACACGGTGGCCCTCCAGGTTTTGAAAAAGGGTGGCCTTGACCTCATGGGGCTCCGCCCCATCCAGTGGGTGAAGCAGACGGGCAGCCGCAAGTTCAACCAGCGGTTTAAGAAGCTCAAGTACTATCAGCCCAGCTACAGCTACATCGGGTGGAATCTTCGTAAGGAGCTTTTCAGTGACCGCCGGGTGCGCCGGGCCATGACCCACCTTCTCGACCGGGAAACCATCCTGGATCGGCTGCTGTTCGGCCTGGGGACCGTGGTGACCGGAACCTTCTACGTCAAAAGTCCCGAGTACAACCGGGACATCCAGCCGTACCCGTACGATCCTCAAGAAGCGATGGCTCTACTGGAAGCAGCGGGATGGAAGGACCGCGACGGCGACGGGATCCTGGATCGGAACGGCGTTCCCTTCGAATTCGAATTCCTCGTTTCGGCGGGATCCAAATTCGGCGAGCAGCTGGCCACCATCCTACAGCAAAACCTGAAGGAAGTGGGGATTCGCATGGGGATCCGAAAGCTCGAATGGGCCGTTTTCATTCAAAAGATTCAGAGCCATGAGTTCGACGCCTGCACCCTGGCCTGGAGCCTGAGCTGGGAATCGGATCCGTACCAGCTGTGGCATTCGTCTCAGGCCGACCGTGGGTCCAACTTCGTCGGGTTTCGGCATGAAGAAGCCGATAGAATCATCGAAGCGGCCCGGACCGAATTCGATCCCGAAAAGCGGCGGCGCCTCTATCACCGTTTTCATGAAATCCTGCATGAGGAACAGCCCTATACCTTCCTTTTCACCACCGAAGCGCTGGTTGCGGTGGATCGGCGGTTTCAGAACGTGAAGGTCTATCCCATGGGCCTGGAACCGCGGGAATGGTGGGTTCCTGAAAAGCTGCAGCGCTACCGGAATCCGTGA
- a CDS encoding undecaprenyl-diphosphate phosphatase, with amino-acid sequence MDLLSAIALGVVQGLTEFLPISSSGHLVIGQHLLGWKEPNIFFDVCLHLGTFAAVLIVFWKDVGGLVKGGCAFAADSFKGRFDLADSNKRVFFLVFVGSIPTALMGFFGRHWVESLFMSLPAVGFNLLLTGTFLWITRYAASRTTERTSGGTTWRHALIVGIAQGFALAPGISRSGSTISAGLLVGLDREWAGRYSFLLFVPAVAGALALEIGDVDWSLVAPVPVFGGTLAAALTGTVALKLLLKTVRQGKFHLFAPYCWAVGLIILLSQAW; translated from the coding sequence ATGGATCTGTTGTCCGCCATCGCGTTGGGGGTGGTTCAGGGGTTGACCGAATTTCTGCCCATCAGCAGTTCCGGCCACCTGGTCATCGGCCAACATCTGCTCGGCTGGAAAGAGCCCAACATCTTTTTCGATGTCTGCCTGCACCTCGGAACGTTCGCGGCGGTGCTCATCGTTTTCTGGAAGGACGTGGGCGGACTGGTGAAGGGAGGGTGCGCCTTCGCCGCGGATAGCTTCAAGGGCCGCTTCGACCTTGCCGATTCGAACAAGCGCGTTTTCTTCCTGGTCTTCGTCGGCTCCATCCCGACGGCGCTGATGGGGTTTTTCGGCCGACACTGGGTGGAAAGTCTTTTCATGTCGCTTCCCGCGGTGGGATTCAACCTGCTTCTTACGGGCACCTTCTTGTGGATCACCCGCTACGCCGCCTCGAGAACGACCGAGCGAACGTCGGGCGGGACAACGTGGCGGCATGCGCTGATCGTCGGAATCGCTCAGGGGTTCGCTTTGGCGCCGGGCATTTCCCGTTCCGGGTCCACCATTTCGGCCGGCCTTCTGGTGGGGCTCGATCGCGAATGGGCAGGGCGGTATTCGTTCCTGCTTTTCGTTCCCGCGGTGGCCGGAGCCCTCGCTTTGGAAATAGGGGACGTAGACTGGAGCCTGGTGGCCCCGGTTCCCGTTTTCGGCGGAACGTTGGCCGCGGCCTTGACCGGTACCGTGGCCCTCAAACTGCTCCTGAAGACCGTGCGGCAGGGAAAGTTTCACCTTTTCGCGCCCTACTGCTGGGCCGTGGGACTGATAATCCTTTTGTCGCAAGCGTGGTGA
- a CDS encoding SAM hydrolase/SAM-dependent halogenase family protein, translated as MRPVITLLTDFGLEDGYVAAMKAVMLRICPEVLFVDITHTIPPQNVRSGAFVLETVVRDFPAGTVHLAVVDPGVGTERLPIAVKAADSFFVGPDNGLFSWILGKEPNWQVRILADSRFRRPAASSTFHGRDIFAPAAAHLARGVSFQELGPVCRPRIEPWFAIQRERDGLSGQVVHVDRFGNVVTNIHRDHLPEALTRSDYTIQAGPAVIERTVRTYGEAPPSLPVALVGSSGYLEIAVNQGNAAELLGLVEGQPVRVRFRYLDPPR; from the coding sequence ATGCGGCCGGTGATCACCCTGCTTACCGACTTCGGGCTGGAAGACGGCTACGTGGCCGCCATGAAAGCGGTGATGCTGAGAATCTGCCCCGAGGTCCTCTTCGTGGACATCACCCACACCATCCCACCTCAGAACGTCCGTTCCGGGGCGTTCGTCCTGGAAACGGTGGTTCGCGATTTTCCGGCCGGGACGGTTCACTTGGCGGTCGTCGACCCTGGGGTGGGGACCGAACGGCTGCCCATCGCCGTGAAAGCCGCCGACTCTTTTTTTGTGGGGCCCGACAACGGCCTCTTTTCCTGGATTCTGGGGAAGGAACCGAACTGGCAGGTGCGGATTTTGGCTGACTCGAGATTTCGCCGGCCTGCGGCCAGTTCCACCTTTCACGGGCGGGACATCTTCGCGCCGGCCGCGGCGCACCTGGCCCGCGGCGTTTCCTTTCAGGAACTGGGCCCGGTCTGCAGACCCCGCATCGAACCGTGGTTTGCCATTCAGAGGGAGCGGGACGGTCTTTCCGGCCAGGTGGTTCACGTGGACCGCTTCGGAAACGTGGTCACCAACATCCACCGAGACCACCTGCCGGAAGCGTTGACCCGCTCGGACTACACCATTCAGGCCGGACCGGCCGTCATCGAACGAACAGTCCGAACTTACGGGGAAGCGCCGCCGAGCCTCCCTGTGGCGCTTGTGGGAAGCAGCGGCTATCTCGAAATCGCCGTCAACCAGGGAAACGCCGCCGAACTGCTGGGACTGGTGGAAGGGCAGCCCGTCCGCGTCCGCTTCAGGTATCTCGATCCGCCCCGATAA
- a CDS encoding TetR/AcrR family transcriptional regulator, whose amino-acid sequence MDAAVDVFARKGFFLSKVSEIAEKAGVADGTIYLYFKNKDDLLISIFEEKMREINASFRDGLAQEPDALSRFRRFIRMHLEGFQSYPELASVFLVELRQSSRFMRDYKKVELENYLDLIGELVEQGQCEGVFRSDISVGLVKRLIFGTLDEVVSTWVLAGKPYELVALTEPVLDLLLHGIQKENDAIHKKPPEADVT is encoded by the coding sequence CTGGATGCCGCCGTGGACGTTTTCGCCCGCAAAGGCTTTTTCCTGTCCAAGGTATCAGAAATCGCCGAGAAGGCGGGCGTCGCGGACGGCACCATCTATCTTTATTTCAAGAACAAAGACGATCTGCTGATTTCCATCTTTGAAGAAAAGATGCGCGAAATCAACGCCTCCTTCCGGGACGGCTTGGCCCAGGAACCGGACGCCCTCTCCCGATTCCGGCGGTTCATCCGCATGCACCTGGAAGGCTTCCAGTCCTACCCCGAACTGGCGTCCGTGTTCCTGGTGGAACTCCGCCAGAGCAGCCGGTTCATGCGCGACTACAAAAAAGTGGAACTCGAGAACTACCTCGACCTCATCGGCGAGCTGGTGGAACAGGGGCAGTGCGAAGGCGTCTTTCGCAGCGACATTTCGGTCGGTCTCGTCAAGCGGCTGATTTTCGGAACACTGGACGAAGTGGTTTCCACCTGGGTCCTCGCCGGCAAGCCCTATGAACTGGTAGCCCTCACGGAACCCGTCCTGGATCTCTTGCTTCACGGGATTCAGAAGGAAAACGATGCGATCCACAAGAAACCCCCGGAGGCGGATGTAACATGA
- a CDS encoding acyl-CoA dehydrogenase N-terminal domain-containing protein, producing the protein MNRLVDERHLEFVLYEQLRVEELCKHPRFRFFTGNI; encoded by the coding sequence ATGAACCGGCTCGTCGATGAACGGCATCTCGAGTTCGTGCTTTACGAACAGCTTCGGGTGGAGGAACTATGCAAGCACCCGCGGTTCAGATTTTTCACAGGAAATATATGA
- a CDS encoding bifunctional sulfate adenylyltransferase/adenylylsulfate kinase, translating to MDGYGVPHGGELVDLVAGAERAEILKRLAGNLQSLTLSSRQLADLELLMNGAFSPLRGFMTSADYESVLDRMRLQNGLLWPIPICLDVSEAEARRLEPGQSVALRDSEGFMVAVLHVEDTWAADKTREAETVYGTRDVSHPGVDILFNRSGTHYVGGTVEGVQLPLHFAFKRLRHTPREIRAIYQKLGWRRVVGFQTRNPLHRAQFELTLRAMDRAKANLLLHPVARRARPGDIDYYTRIRCYLAAGRYYPPNMMLLSLLPLAMRMAGPREALLHALIRKNYGCTHFIIGRDHAGAGCRTDGCAFYEPEASMELAKDYEEELGIEIVPIEEMVYAVEEDSYMPASEVPPETTVRTLGLDEFHRRLREGKRVPEWFSFPEVIEELRRGYPPRHRQGFTIFCTGLSGAGKSTIARVLYARFLEMGGRPVTLLDGDIVRRNLSSELGFSKEHRDINVRRIGFVASEITKNRGIAICAPIAPYAATRRQIRQLIENYGGFVEVFVSTPLDVCEQRDRKGLYAKARAGLIKGFTGIDDPYEPPEAPEVMIDTTSLTPDEAAQEVLLFLERSGFIK from the coding sequence ATGGACGGTTACGGAGTGCCTCACGGCGGCGAACTGGTCGACTTGGTCGCTGGAGCGGAGCGGGCCGAGATCCTCAAGCGTTTGGCCGGCAACCTGCAGAGCCTCACGCTTTCGAGTCGTCAACTGGCGGACCTGGAGCTTCTTATGAACGGCGCCTTTTCGCCGCTTCGGGGCTTCATGACCAGCGCCGATTACGAATCGGTGTTGGACCGGATGCGCCTCCAGAACGGGCTCCTCTGGCCCATCCCCATCTGCCTGGACGTGTCCGAGGCCGAAGCCCGCCGCCTGGAACCCGGCCAATCCGTCGCACTTCGTGATTCCGAAGGATTCATGGTGGCGGTCCTGCACGTCGAGGACACGTGGGCCGCCGACAAAACCCGCGAAGCCGAGACGGTTTACGGGACCCGGGACGTGAGCCATCCGGGGGTGGACATTCTCTTCAACCGGTCGGGAACCCATTATGTGGGCGGAACCGTCGAAGGCGTTCAGTTGCCGCTTCATTTCGCCTTCAAGCGCCTGCGCCATACGCCGCGGGAAATCCGAGCCATTTATCAGAAGCTGGGCTGGCGCCGCGTGGTCGGCTTCCAGACCCGAAATCCCCTGCACCGAGCCCAGTTCGAACTCACGCTTCGAGCCATGGACAGGGCCAAGGCCAACCTGCTGCTTCATCCCGTAGCCCGGCGCGCCCGCCCGGGAGACATCGATTACTACACCCGGATCCGCTGCTACCTCGCCGCCGGCCGCTACTACCCCCCCAACATGATGCTCCTGAGCCTCCTGCCGCTCGCCATGCGCATGGCGGGACCCCGCGAAGCCCTGCTTCACGCCCTCATCCGAAAAAACTACGGCTGCACCCATTTCATCATCGGCCGGGACCACGCCGGAGCCGGCTGCCGCACGGACGGATGCGCCTTTTACGAACCCGAAGCGTCCATGGAACTGGCGAAGGATTACGAAGAAGAGCTGGGAATAGAGATCGTTCCCATCGAAGAAATGGTCTACGCCGTGGAAGAAGATTCCTATATGCCCGCAAGCGAAGTGCCGCCGGAGACGACGGTCCGAACCCTGGGGCTCGACGAATTCCACCGGCGCCTTCGAGAAGGAAAACGGGTCCCCGAATGGTTCTCCTTTCCCGAAGTGATCGAAGAACTCCGGCGCGGATACCCGCCTCGCCATCGCCAGGGGTTCACCATATTTTGCACTGGGCTTTCCGGGGCCGGAAAATCCACCATCGCCCGGGTACTCTACGCACGTTTTCTCGAAATGGGCGGCCGCCCCGTCACTTTGCTGGACGGCGATATCGTCCGCCGGAACCTCTCCAGCGAACTGGGCTTTTCCAAGGAACACCGGGACATCAATGTTCGCCGCATCGGATTTGTCGCAAGCGAAATCACGAAAAACCGAGGGATCGCCATCTGCGCACCCATTGCGCCCTACGCCGCCACTCGCCGCCAGATCCGGCAGCTCATCGAAAACTACGGCGGCTTCGTGGAGGTCTTCGTATCCACACCGCTGGACGTTTGTGAACAGCGGGACCGAAAGGGGCTTTACGCCAAGGCCCGTGCGGGGCTGATCAAGGGCTTCACGGGTATCGACGACCCTTACGAACCGCCGGAGGCCCCTGAGGTCATGATCGACACCACAAGCCTCACCCCGGACGAAGCCGCCCAGGAAGTGCTCCTCTTTCTGGAACGGTCCGGATTCATCAAGTAA